One Spinacia oleracea cultivar Varoflay chromosome 4, BTI_SOV_V1, whole genome shotgun sequence DNA segment encodes these proteins:
- the LOC110776289 gene encoding uncharacterized protein — translation MIFLRHHLHEGLKIDYLTVKDPQVLWSNLKERYDHQKTVILPKARYDWLHLRLQDFDSVSEYNSAMFRITSQLKLCGEKITDAEMIEKTYSTFHANNIFLQTQYSEKGFKKYSELISCLLVAEQNNELLMKNHESRPTGSTPFPEANVISHNGKEKYHANNSGRGRGQGRGYGYRYGRGRGRGGSFKNSYPHQKWDNKDGNKKEKDKSENVTNVCYRCGGKDHWSRTCRTPKHLVELYQQSLKQKGKKVETNLVYEDGEGDFDCGNTTHLEVANFLTTPEGNN, via the coding sequence ATGATATTTCTTCGCCATCACCTCCATGAGGGTCTTAAGATAGATTACTTGACTGTAAAAGATCCACAAGTCCTTTGGAGTAATCTAAAGGAGAGGTATGACCACCAGAAAACTGTAATATTACCTAAAGCTCGATATGACTGGTTACATTTAAGACTACAAGACTTTGATTCTGTGAGTGAATATAACTCAGCCATGTTCAGAATTACTTCACAATTGAAGTTATGTGGAGAGAAAATCACTGATGCAGAAATGATAGAGAAAACATACTCTACATTTCACGCAAATAACATTTTCCTGCAGACACAATACAGTGAAAAGGGATTTAAGAAATATTCTGAACTTATATCTTGTCTCCTTGTGGCTGAGCAAAATAACGAGCTATTAATGAAAAATCATGAATCGCGTCCAACTGGTTCTACTCCATTCCCTGAAGCGAATGTGATATCCCATAATGGGAAAGAAAAATATCATGCCAACAATAGTGGTCGAGGACGTGGTCAAGGACGTGGATATGGATATAGATATGGTCGAGGTCGAGGCCGAGGTGGTTCTTTCAAGAACTCGTATCCCCACCAGAAGTGGGACAATAAAGATGGTAACAAAAAAGAGAAAGATAAAAGCGAGAATGTGACCAATGTATGTTatcgatgtggaggaaaagatCATTGGTCTCGTACATGTCGTACACCAAAACACCTTGTTGAGCTCTATCAACAATCATTGAagcaaaaaggaaagaaagtaGAAACAAATCTTGTGTACGAAGATGGAGAAGGTGATTTTGATTGTGGCAATACAACTCACCTGGAAGTTGCTAATTTCCTCACCACCCCTGAAGGGAATAATTAA